Below is a window of Phormidium ambiguum IAM M-71 DNA.
AATTAAAAAATATGATAATCCCACTCCCAGATACACTAGTTATCCACCTGCAAATGAGTTAAGAAAAGATTTTACGGAGTTAGATTATCGTCAAGCAATTGAGGCTTCTAATTATCGTCATACGCCTTTATCCTTGTATTTTCATTTGCCTTTCTGTCAAACAGCTTGTTATTTTTGTGGTTGCAATGTAGTTGTTTCCAATAACAAAAGAATTGCGGAAAATTATCTAGATTTTTTAGCCAAAGAAATTGAAATGACCTCGAATTTAATTGATTCGCGGCGGAAAGTTTTACAATTGCATTGGGGTGGGGGAACACCAAATTATTTATCTTTGGAACAGGTAGATTTGCTTTGGGAAAATATCAATCGTCATTTTGATATTGACTCTAAGGCAGAAATTTCGATCGAAGTTAATCCTAGATATATAGACAGAAATTACATTTTCTTCTTAAAATCACTAGGGTTTAACAGAATTAGTTTTGGCATTCAAGATTTTAATCCTCAAGTACAAGAAGCGGTGAATCGGGTACAACCAGAAAAAATGCTTTTTGAAGCGATGGAATGGATTAAAGATGCGGGTTTTGAAAGTGTGAATGTTGACTTAATTTATGGTTTACCTTTCCAAAGTTTGCAAACATTTGAAGACACCATTGCTAAGACAATTAAACTAGATCCCGATCGCATTGCGGTGTTTAATTTTGCTTATGTTCCCTGGATGAAACCTGTACAAAAAAATATCCCGGAAGCTGCGTTACCGAAAGCGCAGGAAAAGTTGGAAATTTGGCAAATGACGATTCAAGAGATTACTGATAATGGTTATGTATTTATCGGGATGGATCACTTTGCTAAGCCGAATGATGAATTAGCGATCGCGCAACAACAAAAATCTTTAAAACGCAACTTCCAAGGTTATACAACTAAACCAGAAATCGATCTTTTCGGTTTTGGTGCAACTTCAATTAGTATGTTGGAAGATACTTTGGCGCAAAATCATAAAACATTGAAAGAATATTACCAAGCAATTGAAACTGGTTGTTTACCTGTAAGTCAAGGCTTTAAACTCAGTCGCGCTGATATTTTACGCCGCGATGCGATCATGCAAATTATGTCTAACTTCCAGTTGGATAAAGCAGAAATCGAAGCCAAATATCATATCGATTTTAATACTTATTTTGCGCCAGAGTTACAAGCATTAAAACCGTTAGAAAAGGATGGTTTAGTTGAGTTATTTAGTAATCGAATTGAGATTACCTCGATAGGAAGGTTATTAGTAAGAAACATCGCTGTCATTTTTGATACCTACGCTAAACCAAGAACAGAAAATTTGTTTTCTAGGGCGATTTAATCATAATTAAGACGATCGATCCCCCCTAATCCCCCTTAACAAGGGGGGACAAGTCTGCAAATTTGATATTACTTAACGTGCGATCGCAACACCTCCCACAATGCTAAAATGTTGGGTCGAGACTTTTGCAGGAAATGAGTCATGGCTTATCTTTGGTTTAAAACATTTCACATAATAGGAATTGTTGTTTGGTTTGCTGGGTTATTTTATATAGTGCGTTTGTTTGTTTACCATGCTGAAGCAGAGGAAAAACCCGAACCTGCAAAAACAATTCTCAAGCAACAATATGAAATCATGGAGAAACGCCTTTACAAAATTATTACTACACCGGGAATGGTAGTAACAGCATCAATGGCGATCGCAATTCTCTTCACAGAACCCGAAGTTTTAAAAAGTCCTTGGCTACATTTTAAATTACTTTTAGTCGCCGCTTTAATTGGTTATCATTTTTACTGCGGTCGAATTATGAAACAATTAGCCGCCGGAACATCTACTTGGAAAAGCGAACAATTTCGGATATTAAATGAAGTTCCGACTGTTTTGTTATTGGCGATCGTTTTGTTAGCGGTTTTCAAACAAAGCTTACCAGTAAATTCAGCTATTGCTAGCCTTGTGGCGTTAACTTTGGTAATTGTGGCGATTTATAAAATTTATGCCAAAATTCGCCAACAAAATGAAAGTAAGATGGATTTAGCAACTAAGTCTTAGGTTTGAGATATTTTTTTAACCGCAGATGAACGCAGATGAACGCAGATGAAAACATAAATTCTTCTTCTCTCTTCTTTCTTCTTCCTTCGCGTCCTACCCTACGGGAAGGCTACGCCTAATGCGTCCTTTGCGGTTCAAAAAATAATCTCTGCTACCCAGCAGTTACTAACTGCAAATTAGCATTAGATAACTGTCCATCCTCCATGTGAACAATGCGATCGGCAATATCCAAAATCCGATTATCATGAGTCACCATCAAGATAGTACAACCCTGTTCCTTAGCCAACTTTTGCATCAAATTCACCACATCTCGACCCGACTTTTTATCTAAAGCAGCAGTCGGTTCATCAGCCAAAACAATCTTCGGATGACTGACTAAAGCCCGCGCAATTGCTACCCGTTGTTTTTGTCCCCCAGATAAATCCTCCGGGTAGTAATTAATCCGATTTCCCAACCCTACAACTTCTAACATTTCAGCGGATTTCGATCGCATTTCCGCCACCGAATATTCCCGATGTAATTCCAATCCCATTTGTACATTTTGTTGCGCCGTTAAACTCTTATGTAAATTGTGTGCTTGGAAAATATAACCAATGCGACGACGCGCTTCAACTAACTCTTTTGCCGAAGCATTACACAACTCTTTATTTAACACTTTCAGACTACCATGACTAACAGAACGTAGTCCACCAATTAAAGTTAAAAGAGTAGTTTTTCCCGATCCAGAAGGGCCTGTTAAAATGATAACTTCTCCCGCTTGAATTTCCAAACTAACATCAAAAAGTACCTGTTTTCTCAGTTGACCTTGACCGAAGAAATGATCGAGATTTTTGATATCAATTACTGGTGATTTAAACATCTTTTCAAACTCGTAATTAGAACATATCAGCAGGATCGGCAGCTTGCAATTTCCGAGTAGCAATTACGCCAGAAATAGCACACATAATCATTGTTAAAATTAGCACTTGCAAAGCTCTAGCAATGGTCATATACATTGGTAAATTAGTCGCAATTCGGGTTAAGCGATACATTCCCAAAGACACAGCTACCCCAGGAATAAATCCCAGAATTGCTAATATTACCGCTTCTTCAAATACCACACCTAAAAAGTAAGCATGACTGTATCCCATTGCTTTAAAAGTGGCGTATTCTCCAATATGATCGTTAACATCAGTTGACAGGACTTGATAGACAATAATTACCCCTACCAAAAATCCCATTGTTACGCCTAAACTAAATACAAAACCGATCGCAGTATTTGTAGACCAATAATTCTTTTCAAATTCGACAAACTCTTGCTTCGTTAACACTTTGACATCACTCGGCAAATAAGCTTTTAAAGATGTGGCAACTTGCTGAGGATCGTATCCTGGCTGTAATTCAATTAAGCCAATGTTAACGCTAGAAGCTGATTTTCTGGGAAACAACATCAAAAAGTTTTGATCGCTGGTCATCAAACTGCCATCAGCAGCAAAAGAAGCGCCAACTTGATATAATCCACTGATGTTAATAGTGCGTCTTTCTAACTCAGTGTTAACTGTTTGACCTTGGGAAATTTTAGCAATTGTTTCTTGATATGTTCCTCGCGCCGCTCGATCGAACAACATCGTATCTGGCATTTTAATTAGATGCAAATTCTGCTGCAATTCTGGTAAATCAAAAGCAGGCTTGTTTGGATTAAATCCTAATACCAAAATGTTGGTTTCTTTTTGAGTTTCGGGATTTTTCCAATTAGCAATATTTACATATAAAGGATCGGCTGATTTTACTCCCTCGACACTCATTGCTTGATACAAACGTCGGCGGGGAAAAGTAGAAATATTAATTAAATTTCGACCTTGGGGATTGATTAATACTAAATCAGCATTTAAGTCTTGATGCAATCTGGTGTTACTATCGTACAATGCTGTTTGAAAACCTAACTGCATCATGATTAAAACATCGGCAAAAGCTACTCCTGAAATTGCTACAATTAAACGGCTTTTTTGTTTGGCTAATTGTAACCAACCTAAAGGAGTGCGGCGGCGGATTTGTTGGATGAAACCAATCATATAGGAATCCTATTTGAGGTGTAAAAGAGTTTTTTGAACCGCTCCAGGCGCAGAGGACGCAGAGAGAAGAGAGAGTTTATAACTTATTAATAGTTGTTATAATTCAATCTCTACGTTTACTTGTAAGTTAGTTAGTCCAGCTACTTTTTTACTGGCTGTGTCATCAAGACGAATTCTGACTTCTATAACGCGGTTATCGATATTTGCTGAGGGATCGGTGTTAACTACGTTTTGTTTTTTGACTTGTAAGCCAATTTGTTCGACTGTTCCGGGTAATTCTTCGGTTAGGGAAGCACTTTTAATTCGCACTTTTTGCCCAAGTTTGACTTTGTTAATGTCGCTTTCGTAAACTTCGGCAACTGCATACATTTTATCGGTTTCTCCCAGTTCTACAATGCCTTCATTATTAATTAATTCCCCGGCGTTTGTGTGAACTTTTAATATTTGGGCATCAATAGGCGATCGCACATAAGCAGTCTCTAAATTTGCCTTTGCCCTTTTTACTGCTGCTTGGGCTTGACTAACTTCTGCTTTGGCAATTTGCACATCTACTGGGCGAACTTCGGCAATTCTTTCTAATGTCGCTTTCGCTTCATTCTCTTGTTCTTGTTTTCCCGCAGTAATTTTGGTTAAATTAGCTTCGGCTTCCTTTAATTGTTCCGCTTTTGCAGAAGTAATTTTAGTTAAGTTAGCTTCCGCTTCTTTTAATTGCTCAAACTTCGATGCTTCTATTTTATTTAAATTAGCTTGCGCTTCTTTGACTCTCGCTTGGGCCGCAGCTAATGTTAAACTTTTACTATCTTTAGCAGAAGCCGAAATTGCCCCATCTTTATATAACAATTCATAACGTTTATATTCGGTTTGAGCATTGCGAAGTTCTGCTTCTAATCGCACAATTGTGGCTTTTTGTGCAGCAATTTCGCTCTCTCTTTCGGCATTAATTCGCGCAATTGTTGCCTTTTGTGCGGCAATTTCGCTCTCCCGTTCCGCGTTAATTCGGGCAATTGTCGCCTTTTGTGCAGTTATCTCATTCTCTCTTTCGGCTGAAATCCGGGCAATTGTGGCTTTTTGGGCTTCAACTTCGCCTTTTTTCGCTCCCGCTAGCACTTTCTCTAAATTAGCTTGAGCTACTTTTACTTGCTCTTGTGCTTGCAGTAAAGATGCCGCTAGGCGATCGCGGCTATCCAAAATCGCAATCTCCTGTCCCGCCTTCACTCTGTCGCCCTGTTTCACTAACAATTGCTCAACCCGGCTACCTTCCGCCGACACAGGCGCAGAAACCGTCAAAACTTCCCCCTGGGGTTCCAAACGTCCCAAAGCTGTCACCACTTTGATTTGGGGAACTACTACCGCTGGAACTTGGGAAGCTTGCGATTCAGAAGATTGAAACCGCCAAATTGTGTAAGCACTAGTTCCACTGACTAATAGAGTGGCGGCTGTCGCCATTACCAAAGTATTTTTAGGGAAGAATTTTTCTAGAAAGCCTAACCCTGACTTGGGTTCACCCGAATCTACGAGCATTTGGTACCTCTTACATGATTAGTTTGAGAACTAAACCGTTTAGTTTTATTACTGCTATACTAAACCGTTTAGTATAATAGAGTCAAGTATCCCAGAAAAAATCTCATAACAAAGAACCCCATCCCCTCCCCGTTTACGGGGAGGAGTGCCGGAGGCGGAATTATGGATAATCCCTTAATGTGATACTTGCTTAAGTCCTGTAGATAATAAACAAGGTGGGATGATGAATAATGCAAATAGCCAAAACCTGTGGGGAACGGATGAGTAAAAAAGTTAGTAAAGCCACATCAATAGAAGAAGGAGTCAAAGATAAGAGAGAGCAGATACTTCAAGGAGCAATGCAAGAATTTTTAGCGCAAGGCTTCACTGCTACGAGTATGGATCGAGTAGCGAAGACAGCGGGAGTTTCCAAAGCGACAGTTTACAGCCACTTTCAGGACAAAGAACAGTTATTCGTTACCTTAGTAGAGAGATTAGCGAAAAAGAAATTTCAGCTAATCATGGGAAGTTTGTCGTTATGTGAAGAGCCAAAAATACTGTTACGGCAATTAGCCACAGCATTAATTTATCAAATGTCTAGCGACCCAGAGTATATGGTTTTTGTGCGATTAGTGATTGGCGAATCGGCAAGATTTCCCAATTTAGCGAGAACATTCGTAAATAATATTGCCAAACCTGGATTAGAAACCTTAAGCCAATATTTAGCCGATCATCCCGAATTAAATATTCCCGATCCAGATGCCACAGCGCGAATATTTTTAGGCGCATTAATTCATTTTACGCTGTCCCAAGAAGTCCTACACGGAAATGAAATTATCCCAATGGAGAGCGATCGCATAATCGACAGCCTAACCCATTTAATATCTTGTTGCTCCGATTGTAAAGACTGAAAAAAATGTTTGAGTTTTAAGTGAGGAATAAAGTTCTGCAAAAGTAGACAATCTTTAAATTTCATCTGCGTTTATCTGCGTTTATCTGCGGTTAAAAATCCAAATATTTCCCACACAGCCAAAAACCCTCAACAACCTCCTTCCTCTCTGGAGCGTCCTCTGCGTCCTCTGCGGTTCAAAAAAAACCCTGACTTTAGCTGCAACCGCCAAAAGTCAGGGAAAAATCAAAAAGAGAGGGAATCAACCATTAATCGCAGGCGCAGACAAAGCCACAGGTTGCGTATCAACAGAAGCCAAATCCAGAGGGAAATTGTGAGCGTTGCGCTCGTGCATTACCTCAATACCCAAATTAGCGCGGTTAATAATATCAGCCCAGGTATTAATTCCTCGACCTTCAGCATCAAGAACTGATTGGTTGAAATTAAAACCATTTAGGTTAAACGCCATTGAAGAAATACCCAAAGCTGCGAACCAAATGCCAATAACAGGCCAAGCGGCGAGGACAAAATGGAGCGATCGCGCATTGTTAAAACTAGCATATTGGAAGATCAAACGACCAAAGTAACCATGAGCAGCCACGATGTTGTAAGTTTCTTCCTCTTGCCCAAATTTGTAACCATAATTAGCAGATTCGTTCTCACTTGTTTCCCGAATCAAACTAGAAGTTACCAAAGAACCGTGCATCGCCGAAAATAGCGCCCCACCGAACACACCAATTACACCTATTTGATGGAATGGGTGCATCAAAATATTATGTTCAGCTTGGAACACAATCATAAAGTTGAAAGTACCAGAAACTCCCAACATCAGACCATCAGAAAAACTGCCTTGTCCGATCGGATAAACCAACAAAACCGCAGTTGCAGCCGCTACAGGTGCAGAGAAAGCGACAGGAATCCAAGGACGCATTCCTAAACGATAGCTTAACTCCCATTCCCGACCCATGTAAGCAAAAATTGCAATTAAAAAGTGCAGGACAATTAATTGATATGGGCCACCATTGTACAGCCATTCATCCAGAGAAGCCGCTTCCCACATCGGGTATAAGTGCAAGCCAATCGCGGCTGAAGTTGGGACGATCGTTGCTGTCATAATATTATTGCCGTACAGCAAGGAACCAGAAACAGGTTCTCTAATTCCATCTAAATCTACTGGAGGTGCGGCAATGAAGGCGATGATAAATACGATCGCAGCTGTTAGCATCGTCGGAATCAACAACACGCCAAACCAGCCAATATATAGCCGATTTTCGGTACTGGTAATCCAATTGCAGAAACGATTCCACAGGCGATCGCCTGTAGGTTTGACTACAGAAGTTGACATGAAATTGATATCTCCTGAAAGATGAATGCTTTATGTATTGATGAATCTTCACAGCGTTTGCCGTGATGTATGTATTTATAACTGTATAGTAATATTATTGTCAATGAGTTCAAATATAAAATTTACTTATCAGAACTTTAGATCCCTGACTGCTTCAAGAACCCAGGGATCTAGAATATAGTCACCCATGTTTGGCAACTAATTAAACTATGATTTCCACACTGATTAGTCAAATTGATTCCGCGTGGCAACTTTTCTTAAAAAACACTGATTGGATGGCCTGGAATTTGTTTTTAGCTTTAATTCCCTTAGCCTTAAGTATAATTCTCTTTATTTTACCTAGATTTTCAGATTTCCAATCCAATTTAAAATCCTTGATTTGGGGTATAGGATTTCTGGTATTTATGGCTTTTTTACCTAACGCTCCTTATGTTTTAACTGATTTAATCCATTTAATCGAAAACATTAAAGAAAACGATTCAATATGGATGATTTCTTTAGTATTAATTCCTCAATATTTTTTGTTTACGTTAATTGGTTTGTTGGCTTATGTGTTATCTGTAATTAACTTAGCTAAATTCTTAAAAACTCAAGGTTGGCCACAAAACCAAATTATTATTGTTGAATTCGTAATTCATGCCCTTTCTGCAATCGGAGTTTATTTAGGCAGATTTCTCCGTTTCAACAGTTGGCATATCATTACTGAATTACCAGATTTAATTAATAGTGTTATATATGATTTAACTGCTAAAAGATCGATCGTGATTATAAGTCTTATGTTTATAGTTCTGACAATTTTGTACTGGGCAATAAAACAAATAATTTTAGGAATTATGCTAAAAATTCCCAAAAAGAAACATTTTTTCGATATAATTTAGCCAGGATTTCATTTGTTAAATAACTATAAAATAAGTAACATATAATACATAAATTCAAGGCCAAACAACTTAGTCTTTAAAACCTAATATTATTTGGATCATAATCATAACTCAGGGGAAAAAGGCAGTATTATCGCTTAAATATTTGAACTGAGTAAGAGCGTGTCAATAAAACTTGTCAATAAAATTAATTTTTGGAACCTGCGGGGCGATTTATTTGGTGGGTTGACAGCGGCGATCGTAGCATTACCTTTGGCGCTAGCATTTGGGGTTTCCTCTGGCGCAGGAGCGATCGCAGGACTGTATGGCGCAATGTTTGTCGGCTTTTTCGCTGCCTTGTTTGGTGGCACTCCCGCCCAAGTTTCAGGGCCTACAGGCCCGATGACAGTAGTTATTACTACCGTCATTGCGGCGCTAGTAGCACGCAACCCCGAAACTGGGTTAACGCTAGCATTTACCGTGATCATTTTGGGTGGGGCTTTCCAAATTTTATTCGGTGTGCTGCGTTTGGGACAGTACATTACTTTAATGCCCTATACCGTAATTTCTGGCTTCATGTCAGGGATTGGGGTAATTATTATTTTTCTAGAAATTCCCCCACTGCTGGGCTATGAAAGTACAGGCGGAGTTTGGGGTACGCTGCGACAATTACCAACTTATCTCAGCCAGCCAAACCTTGTAGCAGCAGGATTGGGATTGTTAACATTGGCGATCGTCTTTACCGCCCCAGCTAAACTAAATCGCATCATACCCTCGCCGCTGATAGCGTTGGTGGTGGTGACTCTCATCTCTGTGGTGTTTTTTGGCAAGGCAGATGTCCCCAGAATTGGCGAAATTCCCACAGGATTGCCCAGATTGCGAATGCCTGCATTTAGCCCCCGTGAGTTAACAGAGATGTTTCGCTATGGGTTAATGTTGGGAGTGCTAGGTGCGATCGACTCCTTATTAACCTCCCTAGTCGCAGACAGCATCACCCGCACCCAACATGACTCCGACAAAGAGTTGATTGGACAAGGAATTGGCAACTGTATATCTGGTTTATTTGGCGGCTTACCAGGCGCAGGAGCTACCATGCGAACAGTAGTGAATGTGCAAGCTGGGGGCAAAACACCCTTATCTGGCATGATTCACGCACTGGTGTTGCTGTTAGTAGTCCTCTGGGCAGGGCCATTAACAATGGTAATTCCCCATGCTGTACTGGCGGGTTTATTGTTCAAAGTCGGCATTGACATTATTGATTGGGGATTTATTAAGCGTGCCCATCACCTATCTTTTAAAGGCACAGGCTTAATGTATTTAGTGCTAGTGCTAACAGTATTTGTGGATTTAATTACCGCAGTAGTAGTCGGGGTATTTATTGCTAATATGTTGACCATTAAACGCTTGACAGATGTGCAAAGCAATTATGTTCAAGCTATCACTGAACCAACACAATCTCATAATTTAATTCCGGGTGAAAAAGAAATTTTGAGCCAAGCAGAAGGAGATATTTTACTATTTCAACTGGGTGGTTCTTTGAGCTTTGGAGCCGCTAAAATTATCGCCCAGCGAATTACAATTATCAAAGATTATCGAGCCTTAGTATTGGATTTAACCGATGTGCCTTCTATTGGTGTTACAGCAGCTTTGGCTGTAGAAACAATAGTGGAAGATGCCATCAAACGTCAACGCCATGTTTGGATTGTGGTTAATTCTGCACAAGTTAAACGTCGGCTTGAAACCCTGAAGTTACAGAGATTTTGCTCCCATATTGATTCATCTAAAATTGAAGATGGGCTAACCCAATCGCCGCAAATTAGGATTACAGAAAACCGTTTTCTGGCGCTGCAATCTGCATTAGCCATCGTTCAACCCCAAGGAATTTTAATCACATAATAGTAGAAGGCAGAAGGCATAAGGTAAAAGGCAAACCTCCCAGCATTAGCAGGACTTACGCAGAGACTCTAAATATAGGGGCAACTACGTGAGGATTGCCCCTACAAGTGGTGTTTATTCTCATAATTTTCGTAAGTCCTGATTAGCTTTCTTCTACCTTTGCCAACTGTTGTCTAGCAGCTTCTAAAATTAACCTTTGTTCCGCACGGACGATCGCATTATGCGTAAATTCCACCGCATCCAAACTAACAGAAATAGAAGTAATTCCCCATCTTACCAAATGCTCAATTAACTCTGGATGTTGTCCAGGTGCTTGTCCACAAATTGAACAAGGAATTCCCAGTTGTTTTGCCTTGGCAATTAATTGGCGAATTGCTTGCATCACAGCCGGATGACGTTCATCAAAAGCAGCAGCCATTTCCGATCGATCCCGATCGACACCTAACAAAAGTTGCGTCAAATCATTAGTCCCAATCGAAATGCCCATACAACCAGCTTTCACATATTCAGGAAGTAAAAACAGCACCGAAGGAACTTCCGCCATCATCCACAGCTGAAATTTTGCACAGGAAAAAAGACCAGATTCCGCAATCCGACGACGGCAAAAAGCAAATTCCTCCACCGTGCGAACAAAAGGCAGAATCATATTGACATTTGTGTAACCTGATTGGAAAACTGCTTGCAAAACTTCTAATTCCAAATCAAAAAAAGTTGGGTCTTGCAAATAAGCAAAAGTTCCCCGCATCCCTAACATGGGATTAACTTCTTTAGTTGATGGAGGAAACATATTTTGAAACTCGTGCGATCGCCAATCCAAAGAACGATAAAATACCGGACGCGGCGCAAAAGCGATCGCAAACTGACAAACAGCGTCTGTCAACTTTTCTACTAACTGTTCTCGATGTCCAGAATTTAACCACCGAGTTGGATGTTGTCCTTCCAAAACATCCAATAACATCAACTCTGAACGTAATAAACCGACACCATCTACAGGTAAACTAGCCGCTCGTTCAATAGTACTTGGTTGACTAAGATTTACCATTAATTGAGTTGCCATCAGCGATGGTAGATTCAACGTTTGGAATCTTTCTTGATCCCCTAACTCCACAGTAGACTTTTGACTCCTATTTTTCTGTTTCTTTAACTCTAAATCCCGATCGTTGTCTAAATGTACTTCTCCGCGATCGCCATCCACCAGCAAAAAATCACCTGTTTGGATCATTTTTGTCACATTGGATACACCAACAACAGCAGGAATTCCCAATTCTCTAGCAATAATCGCCGCATGGCAAGTCATTCCCCCCTGTTCCGCCACAACTCCCGCCGACTTTCGCAGCAAAGGTAGCCAATCTGGATGTAAATGTTTCAAAACTAAAATTTCCCCAGCCGGAATCCTTTCCCAGTCTTGAGTCGGAAAATCATTCACTACTTGCGCTGGCGCGATCGCTCTACCCCCAGCCGCCCCTAACCCTTTAAAAACTTGAATCAGCGCAGGTTTACTAGTAAAACTTTGCTTCACCTCAGCATCATTTGTAGCTAAAAGCGAACTTTTTCCTCTATCTGCTTCTGATGGAATTTCCTTTTTAATTACGCTCTCACTTCGCTGTTCATAACTTTCAATTTGCGTTAGATAAAACTTAGGTTCTCCACTTTCAGATTCGTTACCGAACAGCATCCAACCCGCCGACAAAGCTACACCTACTTCAGCAGTTAATTGATTACCCAATTCTATCAAATTTCGTAAATAATTAGCTGACAAAACATATTGTTTTTGTTGCTCTTCACTTAGTAAATAAATTTGTAAGGGTGGATTCACTGCTACTTGATTCCATCTTTCCGCAATTGGTGGAGCGGAGTTTTCCCACAACCGATAAGCAAGATTTTTTACCCCAAGTTTTTGGTTCAGAATCGCACCATTTTCTGGTTGTACTTCGTAAAAATCAGGTAAAACCTCACCCTTAATTAAAGACATTTCCAACCCCCAAGTTGCTTGAATTTCATAAGCAGAAGGTTGTCTCATGGAAGCAGTTTGGGAAATAAAACCCCCGGTTCGTAGCCAACCGCTAGCCAAACAGTTTTGTAGTGGTTGGACTAAGATTGCTAAATTAATTTTTGGCAATTGAATACCCAGACGTTGCCAATAAAGTAAACTTCTGGCGCGGAATAACTCTGCCCAAGTTAGTTTTAACGCATTAGCGATCGCCTCAGCTGATAAACCACAAACATGACTTTCCCACAACCCAGAAAGATTTACCGATGAATACTCACCTAATTGAGATGGTAAAGCCAACGAAGGGCGAAAAATCACAGCATTTCCGGGTAAATTACGACAAATCCCCACTAATTCGTCCAACCACGCCTCTGGTAATGCCGTAGCAATAATCTCCCGGCGAATATGTTGCGCCACTAATTGCAATTGTCGCGGGTTATCTACATCCAAATGTAGAGCCGAATTCGCCAAATCAGCAAAAAATGGATCTAACCACTCGATAGAAGCTAAAAATTGGCGCAATACAGGAGCTTTAACTACAAAACCAGAGATTACAGGATAACCCCTGTGAGTTAGTTGGCTCAAGTAAAAAGCCTTTTCGCCTACAGCGAGGCGATCGTCAAACCGAATTTGGTCAAGCCAGAGAAAATCATCCACAGATAAACAGAAAAATTATCATAATATTTTATTTTCTCTTTTTATTTGTGCCATGATGTCTCCAGGTTTTCCCCTAATTGTGCCAAAACCATTAATACAAAAAGGCAGAGGGTAGAAGGAAAAAACCGTAAACACAAGGTTTCCGGTCTTTTATCTTGTCTTAACCACCTTAGCAATTGCTGTAAAAAATAAGATAGGCATAAATTATGCACCTATTTAGTTTTTCCGATCTTTTAGCTCAAAACCCTGGCTTTTGTGGGCAAAATAGTCCCAAAAATTTTTTCCCTTGGAGGCTTGGAGTTTGGGAGTCTTTCTGAAAGTTGCAGAATTAGTCATAAATTGTTACACTAATTCGCCAAAATCAAAGCAATATTTTAACTCTAAGGAACTACAACAGTGAATGCTGCTCAACAAGCTACTAGCATTGAAGTTGCGAGTAAGATTGCTGCCGTTGTT
It encodes the following:
- the hemN gene encoding oxygen-independent coproporphyrinogen III oxidase; this encodes MTFSLQDVSFDFDLIKKYDNPTPRYTSYPPANELRKDFTELDYRQAIEASNYRHTPLSLYFHLPFCQTACYFCGCNVVVSNNKRIAENYLDFLAKEIEMTSNLIDSRRKVLQLHWGGGTPNYLSLEQVDLLWENINRHFDIDSKAEISIEVNPRYIDRNYIFFLKSLGFNRISFGIQDFNPQVQEAVNRVQPEKMLFEAMEWIKDAGFESVNVDLIYGLPFQSLQTFEDTIAKTIKLDPDRIAVFNFAYVPWMKPVQKNIPEAALPKAQEKLEIWQMTIQEITDNGYVFIGMDHFAKPNDELAIAQQQKSLKRNFQGYTTKPEIDLFGFGATSISMLEDTLAQNHKTLKEYYQAIETGCLPVSQGFKLSRADILRRDAIMQIMSNFQLDKAEIEAKYHIDFNTYFAPELQALKPLEKDGLVELFSNRIEITSIGRLLVRNIAVIFDTYAKPRTENLFSRAI
- the hemJ gene encoding protoporphyrinogen oxidase HemJ translates to MAYLWFKTFHIIGIVVWFAGLFYIVRLFVYHAEAEEKPEPAKTILKQQYEIMEKRLYKIITTPGMVVTASMAIAILFTEPEVLKSPWLHFKLLLVAALIGYHFYCGRIMKQLAAGTSTWKSEQFRILNEVPTVLLLAIVLLAVFKQSLPVNSAIASLVALTLVIVAIYKIYAKIRQQNESKMDLATKS
- a CDS encoding DevA family ABC transporter ATP-binding protein: MFKSPVIDIKNLDHFFGQGQLRKQVLFDVSLEIQAGEVIILTGPSGSGKTTLLTLIGGLRSVSHGSLKVLNKELCNASAKELVEARRRIGYIFQAHNLHKSLTAQQNVQMGLELHREYSVAEMRSKSAEMLEVVGLGNRINYYPEDLSGGQKQRVAIARALVSHPKIVLADEPTAALDKKSGRDVVNLMQKLAKEQGCTILMVTHDNRILDIADRIVHMEDGQLSNANLQLVTAG
- the devC gene encoding ABC transporter permease DevC: MIGFIQQIRRRTPLGWLQLAKQKSRLIVAISGVAFADVLIMMQLGFQTALYDSNTRLHQDLNADLVLINPQGRNLINISTFPRRRLYQAMSVEGVKSADPLYVNIANWKNPETQKETNILVLGFNPNKPAFDLPELQQNLHLIKMPDTMLFDRAARGTYQETIAKISQGQTVNTELERRTINISGLYQVGASFAADGSLMTSDQNFLMLFPRKSASSVNIGLIELQPGYDPQQVATSLKAYLPSDVKVLTKQEFVEFEKNYWSTNTAIGFVFSLGVTMGFLVGVIIVYQVLSTDVNDHIGEYATFKAMGYSHAYFLGVVFEEAVILAILGFIPGVAVSLGMYRLTRIATNLPMYMTIARALQVLILTMIMCAISGVIATRKLQAADPADMF
- a CDS encoding ABC exporter membrane fusion protein, whose amino-acid sequence is MLVDSGEPKSGLGFLEKFFPKNTLVMATAATLLVSGTSAYTIWRFQSSESQASQVPAVVVPQIKVVTALGRLEPQGEVLTVSAPVSAEGSRVEQLLVKQGDRVKAGQEIAILDSRDRLAASLLQAQEQVKVAQANLEKVLAGAKKGEVEAQKATIARISAERENEITAQKATIARINAERESEIAAQKATIARINAERESEIAAQKATIVRLEAELRNAQTEYKRYELLYKDGAISASAKDSKSLTLAAAQARVKEAQANLNKIEASKFEQLKEAEANLTKITSAKAEQLKEAEANLTKITAGKQEQENEAKATLERIAEVRPVDVQIAKAEVSQAQAAVKRAKANLETAYVRSPIDAQILKVHTNAGELINNEGIVELGETDKMYAVAEVYESDINKVKLGQKVRIKSASLTEELPGTVEQIGLQVKKQNVVNTDPSANIDNRVIEVRIRLDDTASKKVAGLTNLQVNVEIEL
- the psbA gene encoding photosystem II q(b) protein, which gives rise to MSTSVVKPTGDRLWNRFCNWITSTENRLYIGWFGVLLIPTMLTAAIVFIIAFIAAPPVDLDGIREPVSGSLLYGNNIMTATIVPTSAAIGLHLYPMWEAASLDEWLYNGGPYQLIVLHFLIAIFAYMGREWELSYRLGMRPWIPVAFSAPVAAATAVLLVYPIGQGSFSDGLMLGVSGTFNFMIVFQAEHNILMHPFHQIGVIGVFGGALFSAMHGSLVTSSLIRETSENESANYGYKFGQEEETYNIVAAHGYFGRLIFQYASFNNARSLHFVLAAWPVIGIWFAALGISSMAFNLNGFNFNQSVLDAEGRGINTWADIINRANLGIEVMHERNAHNFPLDLASVDTQPVALSAPAING